The DNA region CGAGGTGATGGTCAGCGTGTTCGACGGTTTCCCCGAGCAGCGGTCGCCCGGCGAAAGCCGCTCGGCATGATCGCCCGGACGGCGCGCACCTTCGGGGCTCTGGTGTCGCGCGACATCCAGATCACCTTGACCTACCGTGCGTGGTTGTTCTGGCTGCTGTTGGGCAATCTCCCGGTGCCGGTGATCTCGTTGCTGGTCTGGCAGGGCGCTGCGGCACTCGGCGCGGAGCTGTCGGTCGAACAGGACTACCTGGTGACCTACTTCGTCCTGGTCGCACTGGTCAGCATGCTGACCAGCAGCTGGTCGGCCGGATTCCTGGCCGATAGCATCCGGCTCGGCGATCTTGCCTCGTGGCTGGTCCGTCCGTGCTCCACCCACCTGAACGGGATCGCCAACAACGTGGCGGAGAAGATCGCCAAGCTCGTCTTGATGGTGCCGATGGTCGCCGTCCTCGCGCTGCTCATGCATCGCCAGATCAGCCTGCCCACCGACCCACTGCGTTGGCTCGGCTTCGGGGTGGCGATCGTGCTGGGCTCGGTGATCATGTTCGCCCTCGACGTCCTGATCGGCAGCTTGGCCTTCTGGGTCGACGAGGTGTCGGGGGTGCTCCGAGCGAAGAGTCTGGTCGCCGGCGTGCTGTCCGGGGCGGTCCTGCCGCTCGCCCTCATGCCTGCCGTGCTTCAGCCGGCGCTCGCGGTCCAGCCGTTCCGGTACGTCGTGTCGTTCCCGCTGGAGGTCCTCCTCCTGCCGACGATTCCCGGATCGGGCTTTGCGCTCGCGACCGGCTGGGCCGCGGCGCTCAGCGCGACGGCCGCCGTGGTCTGGCGGATCGGGCTCCGCGGCTATCAGGCGGCAGGAGCATGAGGACCCTACGACGACATCTGCTCGTGTGGTGGCAGGTGACGGTCCAGGCGATCCGCCGAGATCTGCAGTTCCGGTCGCAGGCGGCCACGACCCTTCTCACCAGCATCGTCGAGCTGGGCCTGGCGCTGGTGCCGGTGTTGATCCTCGCCTCGGTCGCCGGGACGGCGAGCGGTTGGTCCGCGCCCTTGGCCCTGGCTGTCAGCGGTGCGTACGGGATCTCGGCCGCTGTCTTGGACTGCTTCGTCGGCCCCAACTGCGCCCGCATGGACCGCTACATTCGCGAGGGCGAGCTGGACCTGCTGCTGATGCGGCCGGTCAGGACCGGTTTCCTCGCCGCGGTGCGCTGGGTTGCGCCATCCGAACTCGCCGCTATGGTGCCCAGTGCCGGGCTCCTGGTGATTGGCCTGCGGCTCGCCGACGTCCAGCCGGACACCGCGTCCGTCGCCCTGGCCGTCGGTTGGGCCCTTGTCGGGGTGGTCGCGTTCGCTCTTCTGTGGCTGAACCTGTCGTACTCGGCGTTCTGGATGGATGGCTCTGAACCGGTCCCCTTCGTCGTGCTGTCGCTGCGAACCGCGGGCCGGTACCCGCGGTCGTACTTCCCCCAGCCGGCGCGGGTCGTGCTGGCCACCGCGATCCCTGCCGGGCTGCTGGGAGCCGTGCCTGTCGAGGCCTTGCTGGGAGACGGCTCGGTGGGCCTGCTCGCGGTCGCGGCCCTTGGGCTGCTCGGCGCGGGCGGATTGACTGCGCTGCACTGGTCGATCGCCCTGCGGCGCTACTCGGGAGCAAGCACCTGAACGCAGATCGGGTGACGAGAAGGAGCTTTGGCACCCGTTTCGGCCGGAATCGGGTACCAAAACTCCTTCTCGCCGAGCGAGAATGCCGAAGCTAGCTCTGATCGCCGAGCCCGAAGCCGATGTTGCCGGTCATCAGGTAGTAGACGTACCAGCCGAGCAGAAAGCAGGCCAATAGAGCGCCGAACAGTGCCAGGCTGACCCAGATCCGCATCCGCCGCTTGGACTTGGTGGTCGGCACCATCTCCGGACCCCACTCGCCCAGGTTGGGCTGCACCCGCGGTGGCGTACCCGCGTTCAGGTTCAAGTTGGAGAAGACCTTCGGCACCCGACCAGGGTAGTCGGCAGTCAGGCACGGGAGACTCGGCCGTGTGTGATTGGCCGCATCAGTCCAGGTCCGCCCACACTCTCGCAGCGTTCTGCCTGGCCCATGCAGCAAACGATGCCAGGTCAGGATCCTCCCCCTGAGTCGCGTAGATGGCGGCGTCCCGCTCGGCGCGCTGCCGCCGAGCCGCGCGGCGCAGGAGCTTGCTGAGGACGGCCTCACGGCCCTGCCCGGATCGCTCGACTTCCTGATCGAGGAAGCTGACGGCATCCTCGGGAAGACGGACGGTGATCTGGACACTCATACCAAGTGCATACCAATGTGGTGGGCAATTGGGAATAGGTTCATGACGATTCGCCCGTTACAGCGATGTCAGCCGCCGCGTCCGGCCCGTCGGTCAGCAAGACGCCGAATGCCTCGGCACCCCGCAGAATCGGGACCTTGAGGGCTACCGCCTTGTCGTACTTCGAGCCGGGTGACTCCCCTACCACCACGAACGAGGTCTTTTTGGACACAGACCCAGCGACCTTGCCACCACGCGAGGTGATCGCCTCGCCGGCCGAGTCGCGAGTGAAACCCTCCAGGGACCCAGTGACCACGATCGACAAGCCCGCCAGCGACTGATCGGTCTGCTCGGGCTGCTCATCTCGCATCACGGCTCCCGCCGCCTGCCACTTCCGTACGATCTCGCGGTGCCAGTCGACGGCAAACCAATCCTTGATCGCGGTGACCAGAGTCGGGCCGATGCCCTCGACCTCGGCCAACTGCTCCTCGGTCGCGCCTGCCAATGCCTCGATCGAACCGAACGCCCGGGCCACATCGGGGGCGACGCCCTTGCCGATGTGACGAATGGACAGCGCGACCAGGAACTTGTCCAACGGTCGATGCTTCGCCTCCTCCAGATTGGCCAGCAGTTTCGCGCCATTCGCACTCAGCGCACCGGCTTTGGTGCGGAACAGGTCCGTGGTGAGCAGCTTCTCCTCGGTCAGGTCGAAGAGATCACCCTCGTCCGCCATCAGCCCGGCTTCCAGCAAAGCCATCGCCGCCTGGTATCCCAGCACCTCGATATCCAGCGCCTGCCGGCTGGCCAGGTGGAACAGTCGCTCGCGCAACTGCGCGGGGCAGGATCGGGTGTTCGGACAGCGCAGGTCAGCGTCGCCCTCCTTCTCGGGTCGTAGCTCGGAGCCGCACTCCGGGCAGTGCGTCGGCATCACGAACTCGCGTACGACGTCCTCGTCGCGCAGCTCCATCACCGGACCGACGATCTCTGGGATCACGTCGCCTGCCTTGCGCAGCACCACCGTGTCACCGATCAGCACGCCCTTGCGCTTCACCTCGCTCGCGTTGTGCAGGGTCGCCATCCCCACCGTCGAACCGGACACGAACACCGGCTCCATCACCCCGTACGGAGTCACTCGCCCGGTGCGGCCGACATTGACCCGGATGTCGAGCAGTTTGGTGGTGACCTCCTCCGGCGGGTACTTGTACGCGATCGCCCAGCGCGGTGCCCGCGAGGTCGAGCCGAGCTGGTCTTGGACCGAGCGCTCGTCGAGCTTGATCACCACGCCGTCGATCTCGTGCACCACGGAGTGGCGATGCTCGCCGTAGTAGCCGATGAACTCCCACACCGCATCCAGGTCGGGGCACAGCTTGCGCTGCGGGCTGACCGGCAGACCCCAGGCTTCCAATGCCTCGTACGCCGTCGACAAACGGTCCAGCCGAACTCCCTCGACGATGCCGAGACCGTGGCAGATGAAGCCGAGATGGCGAGACGCAGTGATCTTCGCGTCCTTCTGGCGAAGTGAGCCGGCCGCGGCGTTGCGCGGGTTGGCGAACGGCGCCTTGCCGTCGGCGACCAGCGACTCGTTGAGTCTGGCGAAGTCCTCCACCGCGAAGAACACCTCGCCACGGACCTCCACAGTGCCGGGTATCGGGTGTTCGTCGGTCTCGCTCAGCCGGCGCGGGATCGAGTCGATGGTGGCGACGTTGGGCGTGACGTCCTCGCCGAACCGTCCGTCGCCGCGGGTTGCCGCCCTGGTCAGACGGCCGTTCTCATACAACAGGTCGATCGCCAGGCCGTCCACCTTGAGCTCGCACAGATAGCCCGACCGCAAGATCTGCTCCTCGCCCAGCTCCCGGACCGCCCGCT from Microlunatus phosphovorus NM-1 includes:
- a CDS encoding ABC transporter permease; translated protein: MIARTARTFGALVSRDIQITLTYRAWLFWLLLGNLPVPVISLLVWQGAAALGAELSVEQDYLVTYFVLVALVSMLTSSWSAGFLADSIRLGDLASWLVRPCSTHLNGIANNVAEKIAKLVLMVPMVAVLALLMHRQISLPTDPLRWLGFGVAIVLGSVIMFALDVLIGSLAFWVDEVSGVLRAKSLVAGVLSGAVLPLALMPAVLQPALAVQPFRYVVSFPLEVLLLPTIPGSGFALATGWAAALSATAAVVWRIGLRGYQAAGA
- a CDS encoding ABC transporter permease, with the translated sequence MRTLRRHLLVWWQVTVQAIRRDLQFRSQAATTLLTSIVELGLALVPVLILASVAGTASGWSAPLALAVSGAYGISAAVLDCFVGPNCARMDRYIREGELDLLLMRPVRTGFLAAVRWVAPSELAAMVPSAGLLVIGLRLADVQPDTASVALAVGWALVGVVAFALLWLNLSYSAFWMDGSEPVPFVVLSLRTAGRYPRSYFPQPARVVLATAIPAGLLGAVPVEALLGDGSVGLLAVAALGLLGAGGLTALHWSIALRRYSGAST
- the ligA gene encoding NAD-dependent DNA ligase LigA, with translation MTDAPHPTDTAQQAEPDSAAQQRHAELTELLDEARWRYHVLDAPTISDGEFDALMRELNEIEDAYPSLRTPDSPTQQVGGPPATTFAAVEHPMRLLSLDNVFNREELDRWAQRAVRELGEEQILRSGYLCELKVDGLAIDLLYENGRLTRAATRGDGRFGEDVTPNVATIDSIPRRLSETDEHPIPGTVEVRGEVFFAVEDFARLNESLVADGKAPFANPRNAAAGSLRQKDAKITASRHLGFICHGLGIVEGVRLDRLSTAYEALEAWGLPVSPQRKLCPDLDAVWEFIGYYGEHRHSVVHEIDGVVIKLDERSVQDQLGSTSRAPRWAIAYKYPPEEVTTKLLDIRVNVGRTGRVTPYGVMEPVFVSGSTVGMATLHNASEVKRKGVLIGDTVVLRKAGDVIPEIVGPVMELRDEDVVREFVMPTHCPECGSELRPEKEGDADLRCPNTRSCPAQLRERLFHLASRQALDIEVLGYQAAMALLEAGLMADEGDLFDLTEEKLLTTDLFRTKAGALSANGAKLLANLEEAKHRPLDKFLVALSIRHIGKGVAPDVARAFGSIEALAGATEEQLAEVEGIGPTLVTAIKDWFAVDWHREIVRKWQAAGAVMRDEQPEQTDQSLAGLSIVVTGSLEGFTRDSAGEAITSRGGKVAGSVSKKTSFVVVGESPGSKYDKAVALKVPILRGAEAFGVLLTDGPDAAADIAVTGESS